The Podospora pseudocomata strain CBS 415.72m chromosome 1 map unlocalized CBS415.72m_1, whole genome shotgun sequence genome has a segment encoding these proteins:
- a CDS encoding uncharacterized protein (EggNog:ENOG503P45U), whose protein sequence is MSSDNSSSNNSNNDMARQQRRGSVTSNTLTSLFRSNSISQPSVTGFPTPLATSMLDNQRRRVSVATFGLPGTSPTNTSAAFMRRASISTNSDSINESAIEDGDDMSHTAPTTPFSRRMSLGAAQAMRGMRGGNSPGANDQGFNWSDQLRSRAESTVAQGARPSFSFASGLSASPPRGGPPAVSASSINPRHDRARSVSDMPAPPAQPRPRAPQKPDHFQERILKGDFYMD, encoded by the exons aTGTCTTCAGACAActcatcctccaacaactccaacaacGATATGGCACGACAACAGAGACGCGGGTCTGTGACCTCCAACACTCTCACCAGCCTCTTCCGGAGCAATTCCATCTCGCAACCCTCAGTCACGGgcttccccacccccttggCCACGTCCATGCTGGACAACCAGCGCCGAAGAGTCTCTGTTGCCACCTTTGGTCTTCCAGGAACCTCTCCCACAAACACCTCTGCTGCCTTTATGCGCCGTGCCAGCATCTCCACCAATTCCGATTCCATCAACGAGAGTGCCATCGAGGACGGAGATGACATGTCCCACACCgcccccaccactcccttCTCTCGCCGGATGAGCTTGGGTGCCGCTCAAGCCATGCGTGGCATGCGTGGAGGTAACAGTCCTGGTGCAAATG ACCAAGGCTTCAACTGGTCCGATCAGCTTAGATCCCGTGCCGAAAGCACCGTCGCCCAAGGTGCCCGGCCCTCATTCTCCTTTGCCTCTGGCCTCAgtgcctctcctcctcgtggTGGACCTCCCGCCGTCTCGGCTTCGTCAATCAATCCTCGTCACGACCGAGCCAGGTCGGTGTCTGATATGCCAGCGCCGCCTGCTCAGCCGAGGCCCCGTGCCCCGCAGAAGCCGGATCACTTCCAAGAGCGCATCTTGAAGGGTGACTTTTACATGGACTGA
- a CDS encoding uncharacterized protein (EggNog:ENOG503Q03N), which translates to MNSRDPPARQPSLSYARILKGDTIKNRKVLASKSKPATKDTKEPPTTTKEGEKECPEGAMRAQDQLQKHKQNHKPGRDRNTAPGPGPNRQVKDTKDNSSAEFPQLKKPAREPPRNPPQPKPQSPEKHKAKSAPTVTRTQSYAQVASGKKVQVLTKAPKTSTTKPADTEYPSIAHEPTAKMPSKSSQSSNWRNSSDAKAKTPGSQPGSREKTLHQGSLSSQPPPPALPVTDKTTPKSKSRHKGHHKRNSSSTSATKPTDRKRHNSAGVCDSPTKKPSTSESDMVIARQRARRFSAPDIPSPIREEPENVTSEAPAVDAAQLDFIKQRAERTATVIAAHDNGEYSLWDTQYEWDVLVVCKDKSWQVHHDILSRESEFMRERLPPKDPAGYIRFELDGHDAMQLGYALQFMYLKSYPDAYYDRNAPLYGEPLRFNTFLYIAGASIEYTAMMDFAVARLNEATAIIGEYLPILQERSPNSLQEPNPELFNLYNPLGWALSMMYEQGTNVLMRNLRLAMAKLIDVSMLYLILDRGFKQVFSMSWVGFLYPNLVNDAIFFGSVGAMEPLKESGMIAAQQQSQHLQESHHQQPGQIPIQGQHQEQHQEQHQEQHQEQHQPEAQHTAETARNTNVLWKASWDQSQARLKAQLPRKQESVQPPVETPAPISQPASAPASRLPNDGVWGNDIWERIDRTHVNGIGSGRRGRDREFGGARCARDGRMGGSKYFYPRGCSRARADNDWRCPWNRDWRKRDEPEEYHQPEEVEDEDGNLWIIGNPGPTPAPQKQPEQLEQVSQPDQREQSEKPHEDLEEERRERPHSVSDDLVNPWDEDTWRPATKEQRKAGGSEESGPDDDDDECSTITAFTPVTSMAGDDVMSGSTMIPVVFEDDADEAGGEERTGNDLVVTAIASKEGGQDGGDLTPTPSAIH; encoded by the exons ATGAATTCCCGAGACCCTCCAGCGAGGCAACCCTCGCTCTCGTATGCTAGAATTTTGAAAGGAGACACGATTAAGAATCGCAAAGTCCTCGCTTCAAAGTCTAAGCCAGCCACCAAGGATACCAAGGAGCCCCCAACGACcaccaaagaaggagaaaaggaGTGCCCTGAGGGTGCGATGCGTGCTCAAGACCAGCTtcaaaaacacaaacaaaaccACAAGCCAGGTCGAGACAGGAACACTGCACCAGGGCCCGGCCCGAACCGCCAGGTCAAGGATACCAAAGACAACTCCTCCGCCGAGTTTCCTCAGTTGAAAAAGCCGGCTCGCGAACCGCCACGGAATCCACCTCAGCCAAAACCTCAGTCACCCGAAAAACATAAAGCAAAAAGCGCCCCCACTGTCACCAGAACTCAAAGTTATGCCCAAGTCGCCTCTGGCAAGAAAGTCCAAGTTCTCACCAAGGCACCCAAAACCAGCACAACCAAGCCAGCAGACACGGAATATCCCTCGATTGCCCATGAGCCCACTGCAAAAATGCCCTCAAAATCTTCGCAGTCGAGCAACTGGAGAAACTCGAGCGACGCAAAGGCGAAAACACCCGGGTCTCAACCAGGTTCCAGGGAGAAAACCTTGCACCAGGGTTCCCTGAGCTcacaaccgccgccgccagcttTGCCGGTGACAGACAAGACGACTCCCAAATCGAAATCTAGGCATAAGGGCCACCACAAGAGGAATTCGTCTTCAACTTCAGCAACGAAACCAACGGATAGGAAACGCCACAACAGCGCTGGAGTCTGTGATTCACCCACTAAGAAGCCCAGCACCTCTGAATCAGACATGGTAATTGCTCGTCAGAGAGCCCGTCGCTTCTCGGCCCCCGACATACCTTCACCCATCAGAGAAGAGCCTGAGAATGTGACCAGCGAAGCGCCAGCGGTTGATGCCGCACAACTTGACTTTATCAAGCAAAGGGCAGAGCGCACTGCCACGGTCATTGCCGCTCACGATAATGGAGAATATTC ACTCTGGGATACTCAATATGAATGGGACGTATTAGTGGTATGTAAGGACAAGTCTTGGCAGGTACATCATGACATCTTGTCTCGAGAATCCGAGTTCATGAGAGAgcgcctccctcccaaagATCCA GCTGGATACATTCGCTTTGAGCTTGACGGCCATGATGCCATGCAACTAGGCTACGCGCTGCAATTCATGTATCTCAAGAGCTACCCAGATGCCTACTACGACAGAAACGCTCCACTTTATGGCGAGCCGCTCCGATTCAACACCTTTCTCTACATCGCCGGTGCTTCCATCGAATACACCGCCATGATGGATTTCGCCGTGGCTCGTCTTAACGAGGCTACGGCAATCATCGGAGAATaccttcccatcctccaagAGCGCTCTCCCAACAGTCTTCAAGAGCCCAACCCAGAGCTTTTCAACCTATACAACCCACTCGGATGGGCTCTTAGCATGATGTATGAGCAGGGCACAAATGTGTTGATGAGAAATCTACGGTTAGCCATGGCCAAACTCATCGATGTCTCGATGCTGTACCTCATCCTGGATCGCGGATTCAAGCAGGTTTTTAGCATGAGCTGGGTTGGATTCCTCTACCCGAACTTGGTAAATGATGCCATCTTCTTCGGAAGTGTCGGGGCGATGGAACCTCTGAAAGAAAGCGGCATGATCGCTGCTCAACAGCAAAGCCAGCATCTACAAGAAAGtcatcaccagcaaccgGGCCAGATCCCAATACAAGGCCAACACCAAGAGCAACACCAAGAGCAACACCAAGAGCAACACCAagagcaacaccaacccgAAGCCCAACATACCGCCGAAACAGCAAGGAATACCAACGTATTATGGAAGGCAAGTTGGGATCAGTCACAAGCCAGACTCAAGGCTCAGCTTCCTCGGAAGCAGGAGAGTGTACAGCCTCCAGTCGAGACCCCGGCACCAATATCCCAACCCGCATCGGCACCGGCGAGCCGGCTGCCTAATGATGGTGTTTGGGGCAACGATATTTGGGAGCGGATAGACAGGACTCATGTCAATGGTATTGggtcaggaagaaggggaagggacCGGGAATTCGGCGGAGCTAGGTGTGCCAGAGACGGCCGAATGGGAGGATCTAAGTACTTCTACCCACGAGGGTGTTCAAGAGCGCGCGCGGATAATGACTGGCGTTGCCCATGGAACCGGgactggaggaagagggacgAGCCGGAGGAATACCACcagccggaggaggtggaggacgaggatggtaACCTGTGGATCATCGGGAACCCGGGGCCTACACCGGCTCCACAGAAGCAACCGGAGCAGCTGGAGCAAGTGAGCCAGCCCGACCAGCGAGAACAATCGGAAAAGCCGCACGAGGACCTGGAGGAAGAACGAAGGGAAAGGCCTCACAGTGTTTCGGATGATTTGGTCAACCCCTGGGATGAGGACACCTGGCGGCCTGCCACGAAGGAGCAACGAAAGGCGGGAGGCTCGGAAGAGAGCGGCcccgatgatgacgacgacgaatgTTCGACGATTACGGCTTTTACCCCGGTTACTTCCATGGCAGGAGACGACGTTATGAGCGGGTCGACGATGATTCCGGTGGTTTTTGAGGACGATGCGGAcgaggcgggtggtgaggaaagGACGGGTAATGACTTGGTGGTGACTGCGATTGCTTccaaggagggggggcaagATGGGGGGGATCTCACGCCTACGCCCAGTGCGATTCACTAG